A window of uncultured Litoreibacter sp. contains these coding sequences:
- the glmU gene encoding bifunctional UDP-N-acetylglucosamine diphosphorylase/glucosamine-1-phosphate N-acetyltransferase GlmU, whose translation MQTALVILAAGMGSRMKSSKPKVLHEVAGLPLIGHAMRSGAALSPARTVVVTGHGAEAVEAVVAGLDPSAVCVRQTEQLGTGHAVDQARDALDGFEGQVIVLYGDTPFISPETLARMSDSDADVTVLGFETADPEKYGRLVVEGDALMRIVEAKDASPDELEIRLCNSGVISADCATLFNLLSNVGNDNASGEYYLTDVVGLATSSGMSAKVVTCLEEETMGINSRVQLAEAEAVFQRNARVTAMTNGVTLAEPATVYFSHDTAIAADAWVGPNVVFGPGVTVDAGAEIRAFCHLEGSHVGPDAQIGPFARLRPGADLAAKARIGNFVEIKNATIAEGAKVNHLSYVGDASVGEAANIGAGTITCNYDGVMKHRTEIGARSFVGSNTLLVAPVKMGDESMTASGTVVTKDVPDGALAIGRVEAQNKPGFARKLMQVLRAKKMKRDR comes from the coding sequence ATGCAAACCGCACTCGTCATTCTGGCCGCAGGCATGGGCAGCAGAATGAAATCCTCCAAGCCTAAAGTGCTGCACGAGGTGGCCGGGCTGCCTTTGATCGGGCATGCCATGCGTTCAGGCGCTGCGCTGTCGCCTGCCCGCACCGTTGTGGTGACGGGTCATGGGGCTGAGGCTGTGGAAGCGGTGGTTGCCGGTTTGGACCCGTCTGCCGTTTGCGTCCGCCAGACCGAGCAGCTTGGCACTGGCCACGCGGTCGATCAGGCGCGGGACGCCTTGGACGGCTTTGAGGGTCAGGTCATCGTTTTATACGGCGACACGCCGTTCATTTCGCCGGAGACCTTGGCGCGCATGAGCGACAGCGATGCCGACGTCACCGTGCTTGGGTTTGAGACGGCCGATCCCGAAAAATACGGTCGGTTGGTTGTTGAAGGCGACGCGCTGATGCGGATTGTGGAGGCGAAAGATGCCTCCCCTGATGAGCTGGAGATACGTCTCTGCAATTCTGGTGTGATTTCAGCGGATTGCGCGACATTATTCAACTTGCTGTCCAACGTTGGCAACGACAATGCCAGTGGCGAATACTACCTGACGGATGTGGTCGGATTGGCGACCTCCTCTGGCATGAGCGCCAAGGTGGTGACATGCCTTGAAGAAGAAACGATGGGCATCAATTCCCGGGTGCAGCTGGCGGAAGCGGAGGCGGTGTTTCAACGCAACGCCCGCGTCACAGCAATGACCAATGGGGTGACCTTGGCAGAGCCTGCGACGGTCTATTTCAGCCATGACACCGCGATTGCCGCGGATGCGTGGGTGGGGCCGAACGTGGTCTTCGGGCCGGGCGTCACTGTCGATGCGGGCGCAGAGATACGCGCATTTTGTCATTTGGAAGGCTCCCATGTCGGCCCTGACGCGCAAATCGGTCCCTTCGCGCGGCTGCGGCCCGGCGCGGATCTCGCGGCCAAAGCGCGCATCGGCAATTTCGTGGAAATCAAGAACGCCACCATCGCCGAGGGCGCAAAGGTGAACCACCTCTCCTACGTGGGCGACGCATCCGTGGGCGAAGCCGCCAATATCGGCGCGGGCACCATCACCTGCAACTATGACGGCGTTATGAAGCATCGCACCGAGATCGGGGCGCGGAGCTTCGTGGGGTCGAACACGTTGCTGGTTGCGCCCGTGAAGATGGGTGACGAAAGCATGACCGCGTCGGGCACCGTGGTGACCAAGGACGTGCCGGACGGCGCTTTGGCCATAGGCCGCGTCGAGGCCCAAAACAAACCCGGATTTGCCCGCAAGCTGATGCAGGTATTGCGCGCCAAGAAGATGAAGAGGGACAGATAA
- a CDS encoding MmgE/PrpD family protein: MKDMAPDPSDFLRNFALEKAPPEVIARAKLHLLDLCGIAQGGSRTKLAGIINAHAAEDFAGEMPMLCSDLTASPLGVALAGGMTIDALDGHDGSNPTKGHVGCALLPGMMALAPTDCSGDAFLEALILGYEYGTRLGTVLHATTPDYHTSGAWMAVAVAAVGARLQGLNDVQTAHAMGIAEYHGPRSQMMRVIDTPTMLKDGSGWGAMAGVSAVRLAAKGFTGAPALTLDGPVWQDLGTRWYMLEQYVKPYPTCRWSHGPVEAALGLQRAHGFSAADVAKIEVETFHNACRLACNDPKTTEEAQYSTSYPVAIALSRGGIGPFDLDEDALNDPEIRRLSLAMTMSEHADAERVYPGKRIARVRISLISGDVHQSEWQEPKWESTAPPTAGELREKYDSIAVPVAGIDRAGRIADAIEALPDAGIAPLLEGLSGAP; the protein is encoded by the coding sequence ATGAAAGATATGGCGCCTGATCCTTCCGACTTTCTGCGAAACTTCGCCCTGGAGAAAGCTCCGCCAGAGGTGATCGCGCGTGCCAAGCTGCATCTTCTGGACCTGTGCGGCATTGCCCAGGGAGGGTCGCGCACCAAGCTGGCCGGGATTATCAACGCCCATGCGGCAGAGGATTTCGCGGGTGAGATGCCGATGCTCTGCTCGGACCTGACGGCCAGCCCGCTGGGCGTGGCGCTTGCGGGCGGCATGACCATCGACGCGCTGGACGGGCATGACGGGTCCAACCCGACCAAGGGCCATGTTGGCTGCGCGCTGCTGCCGGGGATGATGGCGCTTGCGCCAACAGATTGTTCTGGTGACGCGTTCCTGGAGGCGCTCATTCTAGGGTACGAGTATGGCACCCGCCTTGGGACGGTGCTGCACGCGACGACGCCGGATTATCACACCTCTGGCGCGTGGATGGCCGTCGCCGTGGCAGCCGTAGGCGCGCGGCTGCAGGGGCTGAACGACGTACAGACAGCGCATGCAATGGGCATCGCCGAATATCATGGGCCGCGCAGCCAGATGATGCGGGTGATCGACACGCCGACAATGCTAAAGGATGGCTCAGGCTGGGGCGCTATGGCGGGGGTGTCCGCCGTCAGGCTGGCCGCCAAGGGGTTCACCGGCGCCCCTGCGTTGACGTTGGACGGCCCCGTTTGGCAGGACCTCGGCACGCGCTGGTACATGTTGGAACAATACGTCAAACCCTACCCGACCTGCCGCTGGTCGCATGGGCCAGTTGAGGCCGCGTTGGGGTTGCAGCGCGCGCACGGGTTCAGCGCGGCGGATGTGGCCAAGATCGAGGTGGAGACGTTCCACAACGCCTGCCGTTTGGCATGCAACGACCCCAAGACCACCGAAGAGGCGCAATATTCGACCTCCTACCCTGTTGCGATCGCGTTGTCGCGCGGCGGCATCGGGCCGTTTGATCTGGATGAGGACGCATTAAACGACCCCGAAATCCGTCGGTTGTCGCTGGCCATGACCATGTCGGAACACGCAGACGCCGAGCGGGTTTATCCCGGCAAGCGTATCGCGCGGGTGCGGATATCGTTGATCTCCGGCGACGTGCATCAGAGCGAATGGCAGGAGCCAAAATGGGAAAGCACCGCGCCGCCGACGGCGGGCGAGTTGCGCGAGAAATATGATAGTATCGCGGTTCCCGTGGCCGGTATTGACCGGGCAGGACGGATTGCGGACGCGATTGAGGCTTTGCCAGATGCGGGCATCGCTCCATTGCTCGAAGGGTTGAGCGGCGCGCCTTAG
- the glmS gene encoding glutamine--fructose-6-phosphate transaminase (isomerizing): MCGIVGVLGKHEVAPILVESLKRLEYRGYDSAGIATVNNGVLDRRRAVGKLVNLSDLLVHEPLAGKSGIGHTRWATHGAPNTANAHPHQSGPVAVVHNGIIENFKELREELAANGFSFETDTDTETIALLTRHYMDGGDSPQVATEKTIARLEGAFALCFLFHGEDDLMIAARKGSPLAVGHGEGEMFVGSDAIALAPMTDRVTYLEEGDRAILTRTSVEIYDVEGRLANRKAKKIRLDNAQIEKGGHKHFMAKEIAEQPVVLADAIAAYTGGAGDTITLPGGELDFTACDRITMVACGTAFIACQVAKYWFEQLAELPVEVDIASEFRYRKPPISDKSFALFVSQSGETADTLAALRYATERAAKILSVVNVPESSIARESDLALPIMAGTEIGVASTKAFTCQLTVLALLALKAAHQRGHLDDAGLAQKLADLRNMPGLINQALALEPVIKSVARKVATATDAIYLGRGPMYPLALEGALKLKEISYIHAEGYASGELKHGPIALIDKKMPVVVMAPMDELFDKTISNMQEVMARGGKVVLITDSDGAKTASDGVWEGIVMPNCDPFLAPILYAVPAQLLSYHAAVAKGTDVDQPRNLAKSVTVE, translated from the coding sequence ATGTGCGGAATTGTTGGAGTTCTTGGCAAACATGAGGTCGCCCCCATTCTGGTGGAATCCCTCAAGCGGCTGGAATATCGCGGCTATGACAGCGCAGGCATCGCGACGGTCAATAACGGCGTGCTGGATCGCCGCCGCGCCGTTGGCAAACTGGTGAACCTGTCGGACTTGTTGGTCCATGAGCCGCTGGCTGGCAAGTCCGGTATTGGCCACACCCGCTGGGCCACGCATGGCGCGCCGAACACGGCGAATGCACACCCGCATCAATCCGGCCCTGTCGCCGTAGTGCACAACGGAATTATCGAAAATTTCAAAGAGTTACGCGAAGAACTTGCCGCAAATGGCTTCTCGTTTGAAACGGACACCGACACCGAAACCATTGCCCTTCTGACGCGGCACTACATGGATGGCGGCGACAGCCCGCAGGTGGCGACTGAGAAGACGATTGCCCGGCTGGAAGGCGCATTTGCGCTGTGTTTCCTGTTTCATGGCGAAGACGATTTGATGATCGCGGCGCGCAAGGGCTCCCCCCTTGCTGTGGGCCATGGCGAGGGCGAGATGTTTGTGGGCTCTGACGCGATTGCGCTTGCCCCCATGACCGACCGCGTCACCTATCTGGAGGAAGGCGACCGCGCCATTCTGACCCGCACCTCGGTGGAGATTTACGATGTCGAGGGCCGGCTGGCGAACCGCAAAGCCAAAAAGATCCGGCTCGACAATGCGCAGATTGAAAAGGGCGGCCACAAGCATTTCATGGCCAAGGAGATTGCCGAGCAGCCGGTCGTGCTGGCCGACGCGATTGCCGCCTACACGGGCGGCGCAGGCGACACGATCACCTTGCCCGGCGGCGAGTTGGACTTCACCGCCTGCGACCGCATTACCATGGTCGCCTGCGGCACCGCCTTCATCGCCTGCCAAGTCGCCAAATACTGGTTCGAGCAGCTGGCCGAGCTGCCGGTCGAGGTCGATATCGCCTCGGAATTCCGCTACCGCAAGCCGCCGATCTCGGACAAATCATTTGCGTTATTCGTGTCCCAATCCGGTGAGACCGCCGACACGCTGGCCGCGCTACGCTACGCGACTGAGCGCGCCGCGAAAATCCTGTCCGTCGTGAACGTGCCGGAAAGTTCCATCGCACGGGAAAGCGATCTGGCCCTGCCGATCATGGCAGGGACCGAGATCGGCGTGGCCTCCACCAAAGCGTTCACCTGCCAATTGACGGTGTTGGCGCTGCTGGCACTGAAAGCCGCGCATCAGCGCGGGCATCTGGACGACGCGGGCCTTGCGCAAAAGCTGGCCGACCTGCGCAACATGCCGGGCCTGATCAATCAGGCCCTGGCGTTGGAGCCGGTGATCAAATCAGTGGCCCGCAAGGTCGCCACGGCCACGGACGCCATCTATCTTGGGCGCGGGCCGATGTACCCGCTGGCGCTCGAAGGCGCATTGAAGCTGAAAGAAATCAGCTACATACACGCCGAAGGTTACGCATCAGGCGAGCTGAAGCACGGCCCCATTGCGCTGATCGACAAGAAGATGCCGGTGGTGGTCATGGCCCCGATGGACGAGCTTTTCGACAAGACCATCTCCAACATGCAGGAAGTCATGGCGCGCGGCGGCAAGGTGGTACTGATCACCGACAGCGACGGGGCCAAGACCGCATCAGACGGCGTGTGGGAAGGCATCGTCATGCCCAATTGCGACCCGTTCCTCGCACCGATCCTGTACGCCGTCCCCGCCCAATTGCTGAGCTACCACGCAGCCGTGGCCAAGGGCACGGATGTGGACCAGCCGCGCAACCTTGCCAAATCCGTCACCGTCGAATGA
- the argE gene encoding acetylornithine deacetylase: MDARALMDKLVSFPTVSNVSNLDLIDWVEEYLAGHGVKATRVYNDDRTKANLYANVGPEVEGGVILSGHTDVVPVEGQAWDTDPFVVTQKGDKLYGRGTCDMKGFDALALSAVPLALERGVKRPIQIALSYDEEVGCIGAPFMIAEMRKHMPAASAAIIGEPSMMKTVSGHKGGYGWWIHMHGFEVHSSLMHTGVNAIMEGARLISWANDLNDEIRARTPSDVAAQFEPPFTTAHTGMISGGTAHNITAKDCEFGIDFRLVPGDDIADYRDRLFAKVAEVEAQMQAVVPQTRIEIEQRFQVPPLQPEEEGAAESLVRQLTGDNGTHVVSYGTEAGQFQEKDYSAIICGPGDIAQAHQPNEFISADQFRQGEEFISKLVDHLVD, from the coding sequence GTGGACGCACGCGCACTCATGGACAAGCTGGTCTCGTTTCCGACTGTCAGCAATGTCAGCAACCTCGATTTGATCGACTGGGTTGAGGAATATCTAGCTGGGCATGGGGTCAAAGCGACGCGCGTCTACAATGACGACCGCACCAAGGCCAATCTCTATGCCAATGTCGGACCCGAGGTTGAGGGCGGGGTGATTCTGTCCGGCCACACCGATGTTGTCCCGGTTGAGGGGCAGGCCTGGGACACCGATCCATTCGTGGTCACCCAGAAGGGTGACAAGCTGTATGGCCGCGGCACCTGCGACATGAAGGGCTTCGACGCGCTTGCGTTATCCGCTGTGCCGCTGGCCCTGGAACGTGGTGTCAAACGCCCGATCCAGATCGCCCTGTCCTATGACGAAGAGGTCGGCTGCATCGGCGCGCCCTTCATGATTGCCGAGATGCGCAAACATATGCCTGCGGCTTCCGCCGCGATCATTGGCGAGCCGTCGATGATGAAAACCGTCTCCGGCCATAAGGGCGGCTACGGGTGGTGGATCCATATGCACGGGTTCGAGGTGCATTCCTCGCTGATGCACACCGGGGTTAACGCGATCATGGAAGGGGCGCGGTTGATCAGCTGGGCCAATGACCTGAATGACGAAATTCGCGCCAGAACCCCCTCCGATGTCGCCGCGCAGTTTGAACCGCCTTTCACCACCGCCCACACCGGAATGATCTCCGGCGGCACGGCGCATAACATCACCGCCAAGGATTGCGAGTTCGGCATCGATTTCCGCCTCGTCCCCGGCGACGACATCGCCGACTATCGGGACCGCTTGTTTGCCAAAGTGGCCGAGGTCGAAGCACAGATGCAGGCCGTTGTGCCGCAAACCCGCATCGAAATCGAACAACGCTTTCAAGTCCCACCCTTGCAGCCGGAAGAAGAGGGCGCAGCCGAAAGCCTGGTGCGCCAGCTGACTGGCGACAACGGCACCCATGTCGTCAGCTACGGCACCGAGGCCGGGCAGTTTCAGGAAAAAGACTACTCGGCCATCATCTGCGGCCCGGGCGACATCGCGCAGGCGCATCAGCCAAATGAGTTTATCTCAGCCGATCAATTCCGGCAGGGTGAAGAGTTTATCTCAAAACTGGTTGACCATCTGGTCGATTAA
- a CDS encoding DNA alkylation repair protein, translated as MTPAAAIAELEALGDAAKAAEMAAYHKVDRRYLGVANPALDQLSKTWRPLMDVEERVALSAALWDTNTHEARVLAAKLLTQARLRPSDQSAWALITSWVPDFDAWAVADHACMAGQKRLVWDPSRVDEIEAWHRSDHMWTRRAALVITLPWTKQNHPKPQELEIRDRVLGWAATYVDDPEWFIQKAVAWWLRELSKHDPDRARAFLDTYGDKMKPFAAKEAARKLV; from the coding sequence ATGACCCCCGCTGCTGCCATTGCGGAGCTGGAAGCGTTGGGAGACGCGGCGAAAGCCGCTGAGATGGCGGCGTATCACAAGGTGGACCGACGCTACCTTGGCGTGGCCAACCCGGCCCTGGACCAGCTTTCCAAAACCTGGCGCCCTTTGATGGATGTGGAAGAGCGCGTGGCACTGTCCGCCGCCCTTTGGGACACCAACACCCATGAAGCCCGCGTTCTGGCTGCAAAGCTGCTGACGCAGGCGCGGCTGCGCCCGTCGGATCAGTCGGCTTGGGCGCTTATCACCTCGTGGGTGCCCGATTTTGACGCCTGGGCCGTGGCGGATCACGCGTGTATGGCAGGTCAAAAGCGGCTGGTGTGGGACCCTTCGCGGGTGGATGAGATCGAGGCGTGGCACCGCTCGGACCATATGTGGACGCGCCGTGCGGCACTGGTGATCACCCTGCCCTGGACCAAACAAAACCACCCCAAACCGCAGGAGCTGGAGATACGCGACCGCGTGCTGGGTTGGGCTGCCACATATGTTGATGACCCCGAATGGTTCATCCAGAAGGCCGTGGCCTGGTGGCTGCGAGAATTGTCCAAACATGACCCAGACCGCGCCCGGGCGTTTCTGGATACGTATGGCGACAAAATGAAGCCCTTTGCCGCCAAAGAGGCAGCGCGCAAGCTAGTTTGA
- a CDS encoding HAD-IA family hydrolase: MRTVVFDLDGTLADTSGDLLDAANAVFRAAGHGDVLEHPRDAGTALRGGRAMMTLGYERLGITFTHDDIDAGYPILLEAYDKQIADKTTLYDGARAVVTRLKLAGYKVAVCTNKPITLAEKLLKEIDFYDVFDAVVGAKTLPVSKPDPAPYILAVEQAGGDVSQSVLIGDTATDRKTSTAAGVPSILVTFSPAGNSVQELFPDETIDHFDHLDAAVAKLIG; the protein is encoded by the coding sequence ATGCGCACGGTAGTATTCGATTTGGACGGCACCTTGGCCGACACGAGCGGCGATCTTTTGGACGCTGCAAACGCCGTTTTTCGCGCGGCGGGCCATGGTGATGTGCTGGAACACCCCCGGGACGCCGGAACCGCCTTGCGCGGCGGGCGGGCGATGATGACGCTGGGGTACGAGCGGCTGGGCATCACGTTCACCCATGACGACATCGACGCGGGCTACCCGATCTTGCTGGAGGCCTATGACAAGCAGATCGCCGACAAGACAACCCTCTACGATGGCGCGCGTGCGGTGGTCACACGGCTGAAGCTGGCGGGCTACAAAGTGGCTGTCTGCACCAACAAGCCGATCACACTGGCCGAGAAGCTGCTGAAAGAAATCGACTTCTACGACGTCTTCGATGCGGTCGTTGGCGCCAAGACGCTGCCGGTCAGCAAGCCCGATCCCGCGCCCTACATTCTGGCGGTTGAACAAGCGGGCGGCGACGTCTCGCAGTCGGTGCTCATTGGAGACACGGCAACCGACCGCAAAACCTCGACCGCCGCAGGGGTGCCCAGCATTCTGGTCACCTTCAGCCCCGCTGGAAATTCCGTGCAAGAACTGTTCCCCGACGAGACCATCGATCATTTCGACCACCTTGATGCGGCCGTCGCCAAGCTGATTGGCTAA
- a CDS encoding M20 aminoacylase family protein: MPVKNRFSEMLSEITEWRRDIHENPEILFETHRTSALVAEKLKEFGCDEIATGIGRTGVVGVIKGKSNKSGKTIGLRADMDALPIFEATGLDYASKTPGAMHACGHDGHTAMLLGAAKYLSETRNFDGTVVVIFQPAEEGGGGGREMCEDGMMDRFKIDEVYGMHNWPGKPVGSFAIRPGAFFAATDTFEIKVVGKGGHAAKPQETIDTTVMASHLVIALQTLVSRNSDPVQQMVVSVTSFETESKAFNVIPETVTVKGTVRTMSTEMRDLAAKRLPEIAEGVVQTFGGTMDVNYMMGYPVMVNHEEQTEFAASVASKVSGNCEDAPLVMGGEDFAFMLEERPGAYILVGNGDTAPVHHPEYNFNDETIPAGCSWWAGIVEERLAS; encoded by the coding sequence ATGCCCGTCAAAAACCGCTTTTCCGAAATGCTGTCAGAGATCACCGAATGGCGCCGTGACATCCACGAAAATCCGGAAATTCTGTTCGAGACGCACCGCACCTCCGCGCTGGTGGCCGAGAAGCTGAAAGAGTTCGGCTGCGACGAGATTGCCACCGGCATTGGCCGCACAGGGGTCGTCGGCGTCATCAAGGGCAAGTCCAATAAGTCAGGCAAAACCATTGGCTTGCGCGCCGACATGGATGCTTTGCCGATCTTCGAAGCGACGGGTCTGGATTACGCCTCCAAGACCCCCGGCGCGATGCATGCCTGCGGCCATGACGGCCACACCGCGATGCTGTTGGGGGCCGCGAAGTATTTGTCCGAGACCCGCAATTTCGACGGCACCGTGGTGGTGATTTTCCAACCCGCCGAAGAAGGCGGCGGCGGCGGCCGCGAGATGTGCGAAGACGGCATGATGGACCGTTTCAAAATCGACGAAGTCTACGGCATGCACAACTGGCCCGGCAAACCGGTGGGCAGTTTTGCCATCCGCCCCGGTGCGTTCTTTGCGGCCACAGATACGTTTGAAATCAAGGTGGTAGGCAAGGGCGGCCATGCCGCCAAACCGCAGGAAACCATCGACACAACCGTCATGGCTTCGCATTTGGTGATCGCTTTGCAGACGCTTGTGTCGCGCAACTCCGACCCGGTTCAGCAGATGGTGGTTTCCGTCACATCCTTTGAAACCGAGAGCAAAGCTTTCAACGTCATCCCCGAAACCGTCACGGTCAAAGGCACCGTGCGCACCATGTCCACCGAGATGCGCGACCTCGCAGCAAAACGCTTGCCGGAAATCGCCGAAGGCGTCGTCCAGACCTTCGGCGGGACGATGGATGTGAACTACATGATGGGCTATCCGGTCATGGTCAACCACGAGGAACAAACAGAATTCGCTGCCTCTGTCGCCTCTAAGGTTTCGGGCAATTGCGAGGATGCACCATTGGTGATGGGCGGCGAGGATTTCGCCTTCATGCTCGAAGAACGCCCCGGCGCCTACATTCTGGTCGGCAACGGCGACACTGCGCCGGTGCACCACCCCGAATACAATTTCAACGACGAGACCATTCCTGCGGGCTGTTCTTGGTGGGCGGGGATTGTGGAGGAGCGGCTGGCAAGCTAG
- the moaA gene encoding GTP 3',8-cyclase MoaA — MTAPLIDPFQRAITYLRLSVTDRCDFRCVYCMSENMTFLPKKELLSLEELDRLCSSFIRLGVEKLRITGGEPLVRRGIMTFFDSMSRHLETGALKELTLTTNGSQLERFADDLYAAGVRRVNISLDTLNEDKFAEITRWGRLPQVLRGVDAALKAGLKVKINVVALKDFNEDELFDLAAWCADLGMDLTFIEVMPMGDIGNENRIGQYWSLQDLRAKLAEEFTLTDLSDRTGGPARYMRLEETGQRIGLITPLTHNFCESCNRVRVTCTGEIYTCLGQEGKSDLRAPLRSSEADAPLEEAIRAAIGLKPKGHDFDYSRQELGGQMTRHMSHTGG; from the coding sequence ATGACTGCGCCGCTGATCGACCCATTCCAACGTGCCATCACCTACCTGCGCCTGTCGGTGACAGACCGCTGCGATTTTCGCTGCGTCTATTGCATGTCGGAGAATATGACGTTCCTTCCCAAGAAGGAGCTGTTGTCGCTGGAGGAGCTGGACCGCCTGTGTTCCAGCTTCATCCGTCTGGGTGTTGAGAAGCTACGGATCACGGGTGGTGAGCCTTTGGTGCGGCGCGGCATCATGACATTTTTCGACAGCATGTCGCGGCATCTGGAAACCGGTGCTTTGAAAGAGCTGACGCTGACCACAAACGGCTCGCAGCTGGAACGTTTCGCCGATGATCTTTATGCGGCTGGCGTGCGGCGGGTGAACATCTCGCTCGATACGCTGAACGAAGATAAATTCGCCGAGATCACCCGCTGGGGCCGCCTGCCGCAGGTGTTGCGTGGCGTCGACGCGGCTTTGAAGGCCGGGTTGAAGGTCAAGATCAACGTGGTCGCGTTGAAGGATTTCAACGAGGACGAGCTGTTTGATCTGGCCGCATGGTGCGCTGATCTGGGGATGGATTTGACCTTTATCGAGGTCATGCCGATGGGCGATATCGGCAACGAGAACCGCATCGGTCAATATTGGTCACTACAAGACCTGCGCGCCAAGCTGGCCGAAGAGTTTACACTGACCGACCTGTCCGATCGCACCGGCGGGCCGGCGCGTTATATGCGGCTGGAAGAGACCGGGCAGCGGATCGGGTTGATCACGCCGTTAACCCATAACTTCTGCGAAAGCTGCAACCGGGTGCGAGTGACCTGCACAGGTGAGATTTACACTTGTCTTGGGCAGGAAGGGAAATCCGACCTGCGCGCGCCTTTGCGCAGCTCAGAGGCGGACGCACCATTGGAAGAGGCCATTCGCGCGGCCATTGGGCTGAAACCCAAGGGCCACGACTTTGACTATTCCCGCCAGGAGCTTGGCGGGCAGATGACCCGCCATATGAGCCATACGGGCGGGTAA